One window from the genome of Palaemon carinicauda isolate YSFRI2023 chromosome 24, ASM3689809v2, whole genome shotgun sequence encodes:
- the LOC137618435 gene encoding piggyBac transposable element-derived protein 4-like — protein sequence MGWKGNLSWVQYIPAKRKRFGIKFFELCESSTGYIWNFCIYSGKNTTFLDKYKNLPVTSRVVMSLMDPLLGKGYCLYTDNFYTSPTLADMLVDNETETVGTLRLTRKDVPAFIKNAKLKKGETVAAFRNKSMVLKWKDKKDVCVLSTLHDDSMKIVKSRRGHEKSKPKAIEDYNNNMGGVDLSDNLMVHISTARNRLKKYYKKVFRHMLDMCLLNAFITYKILGGKFPRREFILRLAERMVSTYARRNKDAIRRPTRLVAKPSRLFERHFPEYCPPTEKKQKPLRKCALSRKNGKRKETSYWCKECDVGLCAAPCFKEWHTQE from the coding sequence ATGGGATGGAAGGGGAACCTCTCATGGGTTCAATATATCCCAGCAAAGCGGAAAagatttggtataaagttttttgaaCTTTGTGAAAGTAGCACTGGCTATATATGGAACTTTTGTATTTATTCAGGTAAAAACACAACATTTTTGGATAAATACAAGAATCTTCCTGTGACATCTAGAGTTGTTATGTCTCTTATGGATCCTCTTTTAGGAAAGGGATATTGTCTTTATACAGACAATTTTTATACTAGTCCCACACTCGCAGATATGCTTGTTGACAATGAAACTGAAACTGTTGGTACTCTGAGACTCACGAGAAAAGATGTGCCAGCATTTATAAAAAATGCTAAACTAAAAAAAGGTGAAACCGTAGCAGCATTCCGAAACAAATCAATGGTGTTGAAATGGAAAGACAAGAAAGACGTATGTGTTCTGAGTACTCTGCACGATGATTCCATGAAAATTGTAAAATCTAGGAGAGGACATGAAAAGTCTAAGCCAAAAGCAATTGAGGACTATAATAACAATATGGGTGGTGTTGATTTATCAGATAATCTTATGGTACATATTTCAACAGCAAGAAACAGGCTGAAAAAGTATTACAAGAAGGTATTTCGGCACATGCTAGACATGTGTCTCCTAAATGCTTTCATTACGTACAAAATACTTGGTGGAAAGTTTCCAAGACGGGAGTTTATACTGAGGCTAGCTGAAAGAATGGTGTCTACATATGCAAGAAGAAATAAGGATGCAATAAGAAGACCAACAAGACTTGTTGCAAAGCCTTCACGCTTATTTGAAAGACATTTCCCTGAATATTGCCCTCCTACCGAAAAAAAGCAAAAACCACTAAGGAAATGTGCTCTTTCCAGGAAAAATGGCAAAAGGAAGGAAACATCCTACTGGTGTAAAGAATGTGATGTTGGTTTGTGTGCAGCACCGTGTTTCAAAGAATGGCACACACAGGAATAA